The nucleotide sequence TATTCGGAGTACTGCGCCTCGACCTTCTCGGAACGCTGCCGGTAGTTGGCGGCGTCCTCCGCCGTCCACCAGTCGCGCAGGTTGCCGTGAGCGTCGAATTTGCGCCCCTGATCGTCGAAGCCGTGCGACATCTCGTGGCCGATGACGGCGCCGATGGCGCCGTAGTTCACGGCGTCGTCCCACGCGTCGTCGTAGAACGGCGGCTGCAGGATGCCGGCGGGGAAGTTGATCGTGTTGAGCGTCGGACTGTAGAACGCGTTGACCGTCGGGGCGGTCATCCGCCACTCGCCGCGGTCGGTGGGCTTGCCGATCTGCGCGGTCAGCCGCGCCGTCTCGGCCACGCTGCACGCCCTGTGGTTCGCGTAGGCGGACGTGCGGCCGATCGTGACGCCCGCGTAGTCGCGCCAGCGATCCGGATAGCCGATCTTGTTGCCGAACGCGTGCAGTTTCGCGCGCGCCGCCTGCTTCGTCGCCCCGCTCATCCAGTCGAGCTGACCGATGCGCTCGTCGAGCGCTGCCTCGAGATTCTCGACCATGCGCAGCGCGCGCGCCTTGGCCGCGGGCGGGAACGCCTCCTTCACGTACGCCTTCCCGAGCAGGTCGCCGAGGTCGCCGTCCGTCGCCCGCACGCAGCGCTTCCAGCGCGGCTGCATCTCCTTCGCCCCGCTCAGGACGCTGCTCCAGCGGAAGTCCTCGTCGGCGAACGCCTGCGTGAGCATCGGCGCGGCGTCCTCGAGCACGCGCCAGCGCAGGTAGTCCTGCCAGTCGGCCAGCGGCGTCGAGGTCAGCGTCGCCTCGAGACCGCGGAAGAACCCGGGCTGTGCCACGTTGAGCGA is from Candidatus Eisenbacteria bacterium and encodes:
- a CDS encoding M13 family metallopeptidase, giving the protein MSVSARDIERSHFLPLDSLEAMTPSFDWKGYLERRLVRVDSLNVAQPGFFRGLEATLTSTPLADWQDYLRWRVLEDAAPMLTQAFADEDFRWSSVLSGAKEMQPRWKRCVRATDGDLGDLLGKAYVKEAFPPAAKARALRMVENLEAALDERIGQLDWMSGATKQAARAKLHAFGNKIGYPDRWRDYAGVTIGRTSAYANHRACSVAETARLTAQIGKPTDRGEWRMTAPTVNAFYSPTLNTINFPAGILQPPFYDDAWDDAVNYGAIGAVIGHEMSHGFDDQGRKFDAHGNLRDWWTAEDAANYRQRSEKVEAQYSEYTVLDSLHVNGRLTLGENTADIGGLAIAFAALQRELKGKPAPGLIQGFTPEQRFFLAYARIWRRVDRDEALRRQVLTNPHSPAHWRVNGPLSDLDEFEKAFGCKDGDAMVREAAKRARIW